GTCCTCCACTGTCCGCATTTGCACAAACTCGCCAGCTCTGTAGGCATCGAGGGTCTCGGCTGTGCCGCATTTCACTCCCTCAAGCCGTAGCCGCCGGGCAACTTCCGTGACCAAAAACAGGTAAGGCCGCTCCAACATAGTTAAACAAGCCCTAGGTCGCGCACTATGCGCAGATCATCCTCGTTCTTTATCAAGCAGGTTAGTGTCGACGAAAGTATTGAGGGATTTATCTCCCTCGCCCCCAGGACAGTCAATGCATTCGCCCAGTCAAGAGTCTCAGATATCCCGGGTTTTTTCGCAAGCTCACCGATTTGGCGAAGCTTCTGAACAAAGTTTACCACTTCGGCGGCCAGTTTGGGCGAGAGCTGCGGAACCTTCAGGGAGAGAATCTTCATCTCCTTCTCAGGCGATGGATATGTCACGTAGAGATATAGGCAGCGGCGTCGGAGCCCGTCCCCGACTTCACGCGTTCTGTTTGATGTTATTATGACTACGGGTTTTTTCTTGGCTTTTATGGTGCCGAGCTCAGGTATGGTTACCTGAAACTCTGCAAGAAATTCGAGGAGAAAGCCCTCGAACTCCTCGTCGCTTCTATCTATCTCGTCAATCAGCAGCACAGGTGGGTTGGGGCCTTCGTATAGAAGAGCCGCGAGCAGAGGCCTCTTTAACAGAAACTTCTCGCTGAAAATCTCCTCAGTGATTTCATCCACCGATTTCTTATCCTCGAGCAGCCTTATGTTAATGAGCTGACGCGGATAATCCCATTCATACAGAGCCTGTGAAGCAGTGATTCCTTCGTAGCACTGTAGCCTAATCAACTCGGTGTTTAGCAGACGAGCCAGCACCTTGGCGACCTCTGTTTTTCCGCAGCCAGGCTCCCCCTCTATCAGAAGAGGTTTCTCCAGCTTGAGAGCAAGGTAGACCGCGAGCGCCAGAGGTTCATCCGCAACATAGAGCTCCTTCTCCATCTCCTTGACAAGTATTTCAGGGGTAAGGTTTTCCAGCAACACCGACGATTTTTCTGCACCGCATTTAATTAAATTATGGTTCCTTCAATTAAGTTGGTAAAAATTTTTAAGGCAGTCAACAATAACCTAACCCGATGATTCCTCGAAAGTTTGAGTATTTCGCGCCGACTACCGTCTCTGAGGCTGTTTCACTCCTCCGAAAATATAGGGACAGTGCAAAGATTCTCAGCGGTGGGATGAGTCTCATACCCATGATGAAGCTCAGGGTTCTTTCACCGCAGGTGATCATCGACATCAACAACATAAAGAGCCTTAACTACATTAAGGATGGAGGAAAAACCGTACGCATAGGAGCCTTGGTCAGACACGCCGACATAGAGCATTCACCAATCATCAAAGAGAAGTTCCCCATGATGGCCGACGCCGCTCCACACATCGCAGATATGCAGGTCCGAAACCTAGGGACATTCCTCGGCGCACTTGCTCACGCAGACCCGGCAGCGGATTGGCCCGCGTCGGCTCTCGCCCTAGATGCCGAGCTTGTTGCACAAGGTACTGCAAAGCGGGTGATTAAGGCGACGAAGTTTTTCAAAGGGCCGTTTGAGACGGCTCTGAAGCCGACGGAGATGCTTGTAGAAGCCGTTCTTCCCGTTCCTAGGGGAGAGAAGGTGGGGCAAGCATATCTCAAGTTTGAGAGAAAGGCCGGAGACTACGCCATCGTAGGCGTTGCGTCACTTCTCACGCTTAATAGAGAAAACGTGATACAGAAGGCTGCCATCGCGTTGACCGCAGTTAACCCGTTCCCATTCAGGGCAACAGATGCCGAGGAGCTGCTGGTGGGCCAGAAGCCGAGCAAGGACTTGATTGAGCAGGCCGCAAAGGCTGCTGCCGCGATGGCTGACCCGTCCTCCGACCTCAGGGGATCGGCCGAGTATAAGCGTGAGATGGCGAAAGTGTTTACAAGACGCAGCTTAAATAGGGCTCTTGAGAGAGCAGGTGTAGCGGTTTAGGTGATGAGTTGTGGCGTCTAGAAAATCTAAGGTTTTGGAACCGTCGAAGAAACAGGTTGTGATAGACATTAACGGCACTAAATATTCTTATGAAGTCGAGCCGAGGCTTCTGCTCGTACACTTCATCAGAGAATACGCAGGGTTGACGGGCACTCACATCGGATGCGACACAACAAACTGCGGAGCATGCACAGTCCTCATGGAGGTGGATGGAAAATGGAAAGCCATCAAGTCATGCACACATTTCGCGGTCCAAGCCAACGGCAAAAGAATAATCACAATCGAGGGCCTCGCCAAAGGCGACCAGCTGCACCCGCTTCAGAAAGCTTTCTGGGAAAACCATGGTCTACAGTGCGGATACTGCACTCCTGGAATGATCATGGCGGCCGCCGGCTTCCTGATGATTAACCCCAACCCGACTGAGGAGGAGGTGCGTCACGGCATATCGGGCAACCTCTGCAGATGCACCGGCTACGTAAACATCGTGAAATCAATTCTCGCGGCGGCTGAAGAGATAAGGTCTTCAGGAAAACCTGTGATAGAGGTATAGGAGGATGAAGCTCAGCGACAAATTCGTGGTCTCAGCACCTAGAGAGAAAGTTTTCAAATTTGTCACAGACCCCGACAGCTTCGTGAAACTTATTCCAGACC
The sequence above is drawn from the Candidatus Caldarchaeum subterraneum genome and encodes:
- a CDS encoding ATPase, which gives rise to MLLENLTPEILVKEMEKELYVADEPLALAVYLALKLEKPLLIEGEPGCGKTEVAKVLARLLNTELIRLQCYEGITASQALYEWDYPRQLINIRLLEDKKSVDEITEEIFSEKFLLKRPLLAALLYEGPNPPVLLIDEIDRSDEEFEGFLLEFLAEFQVTIPELGTIKAKKKPVVIITSNRTREVGDGLRRRCLYLYVTYPSPEKEMKILSLKVPQLSPKLAAEVVNFVQKLRQIGELAKKPGISETLDWANALTVLGAREINPSILSSTLTCLIKNEDDLRIVRDLGLV
- a CDS encoding (2Fe-2S)-binding domain protein (carbon monoxide dehydrogenase small subunit); the encoded protein is MASRKSKVLEPSKKQVVIDINGTKYSYEVEPRLLLVHFIREYAGLTGTHIGCDTTNCGACTVLMEVDGKWKAIKSCTHFAVQANGKRIITIEGLAKGDQLHPLQKAFWENHGLQCGYCTPGMIMAAAGFLMINPNPTEEEVRHGISGNLCRCTGYVNIVKSILAAAEEIRSSGKPVIEV
- a CDS encoding molybdopterin dehydrogenase FAD-binding (carbon monoxide dehydrogenase medium subunit), with protein sequence MIPRKFEYFAPTTVSEAVSLLRKYRDSAKILSGGMSLIPMMKLRVLSPQVIIDINNIKSLNYIKDGGKTVRIGALVRHADIEHSPIIKEKFPMMADAAPHIADMQVRNLGTFLGALAHADPAADWPASALALDAELVAQGTAKRVIKATKFFKGPFETALKPTEMLVEAVLPVPRGEKVGQAYLKFERKAGDYAIVGVASLLTLNRENVIQKAAIALTAVNPFPFRATDAEELLVGQKPSKDLIEQAAKAAAAMADPSSDLRGSAEYKREMAKVFTRRSLNRALERAGVAV